The Ignavibacteriota bacterium genome has a window encoding:
- a CDS encoding PD40 domain-containing protein, with product MSRILFLLSGVLTLCVSLTVAQDETRLLRFPAIHNDRIVFTYGGDLFTVPAAGGVARRLTSDIGYEMFARFSPDGKEIAFTGQYDGNTEVYLMPAEGGIPRRLTVTATLGRDDVSDRMGPNNIVMAWRDNNTVVYRSRMIEPNDFIGQLFSVSRTGGPSTQLPLPRGGFCSFSPDGKSMAYNRVFREFRTWKRYRGGQADDIWIHDFATKTTTNVTNDPAQDIIPMWSGTRIYFASDRDERKRLNLYVYDTATRETKKLTQFTEFDVKFPSLGNTAIVFENGGSLYTLDLATEAVKKVPVAIKEDFDSGRGGLRDVSKEVTNFEIAPDGSRGLFGARGDVFTVPAEHGPTRNLTATPGVHERNSKWSPDGRWIAYVSDATGEDEIYIVPQDGSGPAIQLSKGGDTYKYQIAWSPDSKKILWADKKQRLQFVDVDTKAVTVVARSKDWEFTDYSWSPDSKWIAFARPEEKRMTTIQLYSVEKGTTHEVTDGWFSSGEPVFSADGKYLFFVSARTFNPTYGQTEFNHVYLDMSQIYLVTLAADTPSPFAPKSDEVKIKEEKKEPAKKEEADKKKKDSAVVVKVDPDGIGTRIAVLPVKAANYRNLQSVGDKLFYVRAGRRDERPVLLVYNFEKEKETELGTVGGFEISADGKKMIVGADGGYAIIDLPSAKIDMKERLNLGDMKVRLDRRAEWNQIFAESWRQMRDFLFAPNLHGVDWAGIRKTYEQLLPYVNHRTDLTYIIGEMIGELNIGHAYVGGGDYPKPERIPTGLLGATLERDGASGYPKIVRILKGQNWDRALRSPLTEIGVRAHEGDFIIAVNGRSTRDMKDIYESLINTADKQVTLTLNSKPSTEGSWTTVVVPTASEQQLYYYNWVQKNIETVSASTDGKVGYVHIPDMGVPGLNEFAKYFYPQVGKEALIVDARGNGGGNVSPQIIERLRREIAMIDIARNGSPSFDPGGIIPGPKVLLLNEFSASDGDIVAYRFKTHKLGPVIGKRSWGGVVGIRGSLPLLDGGTLNRPEFSRYDVAGKEWIMEGHGVDPDIIVDNDPAKEYAGQDEQLDRAIAVVKEEMKKHPVVIPPPPPYPDKSR from the coding sequence TCTTCACGTACGGCGGCGACCTGTTCACCGTGCCTGCGGCTGGCGGCGTTGCACGCCGCCTCACATCGGACATCGGGTACGAGATGTTCGCCCGTTTCTCCCCCGATGGGAAGGAGATCGCCTTCACGGGACAATATGACGGCAACACCGAAGTGTATCTCATGCCGGCCGAGGGAGGGATCCCGCGGCGTCTGACCGTGACCGCCACCCTCGGACGCGACGACGTCTCCGACCGGATGGGCCCCAACAACATCGTGATGGCCTGGCGCGACAACAATACCGTCGTCTACCGTTCACGCATGATCGAACCCAACGACTTCATCGGCCAGCTCTTCAGCGTCAGCCGCACCGGCGGCCCCTCAACACAACTCCCGCTTCCCCGCGGAGGGTTCTGTTCGTTCTCCCCCGATGGCAAGAGCATGGCCTACAACCGGGTGTTCCGCGAGTTCCGCACATGGAAACGCTACCGCGGTGGACAGGCGGACGATATCTGGATCCACGACTTTGCAACAAAGACCACAACGAACGTCACCAATGATCCGGCCCAGGACATCATCCCGATGTGGTCGGGGACCAGGATCTATTTTGCTTCGGATCGCGACGAACGCAAACGGCTGAACCTCTATGTGTATGATACCGCCACACGCGAGACGAAGAAGCTGACACAGTTCACAGAATTCGACGTGAAGTTCCCGTCATTGGGGAACACCGCCATCGTCTTCGAGAACGGAGGCTCCCTCTACACGCTGGACCTCGCGACGGAAGCCGTCAAGAAGGTTCCGGTCGCGATCAAAGAAGACTTCGACAGCGGCCGCGGCGGCCTCCGCGATGTCAGCAAAGAGGTCACGAATTTCGAGATCGCACCGGACGGCAGCCGCGGACTCTTCGGTGCGCGCGGTGATGTCTTCACGGTGCCTGCGGAACACGGTCCCACCCGCAACCTGACCGCCACACCGGGTGTTCACGAACGTAACTCGAAATGGTCGCCCGACGGCAGGTGGATCGCGTACGTAAGCGATGCGACAGGTGAGGATGAGATCTATATCGTGCCGCAGGACGGCAGCGGCCCGGCCATCCAGCTCTCCAAAGGCGGCGATACGTACAAGTACCAGATCGCATGGTCACCCGACAGCAAGAAGATCCTCTGGGCCGACAAGAAACAGCGGCTCCAGTTCGTGGACGTCGATACCAAAGCCGTGACGGTCGTCGCCCGATCGAAGGACTGGGAATTCACAGACTACTCCTGGTCGCCCGACAGCAAATGGATCGCATTCGCACGTCCCGAAGAGAAACGGATGACGACCATCCAGCTCTATTCCGTTGAGAAAGGGACGACGCACGAAGTGACGGACGGCTGGTTCAGCTCCGGCGAGCCGGTCTTCAGCGCCGATGGCAAATACCTCTTCTTCGTCTCGGCACGCACATTCAACCCGACGTACGGGCAGACCGAATTCAACCACGTCTACCTCGACATGTCCCAGATCTATCTGGTGACCCTCGCCGCCGACACCCCATCGCCCTTCGCACCGAAAAGCGACGAAGTGAAGATCAAGGAAGAGAAGAAGGAACCGGCAAAGAAAGAGGAAGCCGACAAGAAAAAGAAAGACTCCGCCGTGGTGGTGAAGGTCGACCCCGACGGGATCGGCACGCGCATCGCCGTTCTGCCCGTCAAGGCCGCCAACTACCGCAACCTGCAGTCCGTCGGCGACAAGTTGTTCTATGTCCGTGCCGGCCGCAGGGATGAACGCCCGGTCCTGCTCGTGTACAATTTCGAGAAGGAGAAGGAAACAGAACTGGGCACGGTCGGTGGATTCGAGATCTCGGCGGATGGCAAGAAGATGATCGTCGGTGCCGATGGTGGCTATGCGATCATCGACCTCCCGTCTGCCAAGATCGATATGAAGGAGCGGCTCAACCTCGGCGACATGAAGGTACGGCTCGACCGCCGGGCGGAATGGAACCAGATCTTCGCCGAGAGCTGGCGCCAGATGCGCGACTTCCTGTTCGCGCCCAACCTCCACGGGGTCGATTGGGCAGGGATCCGCAAGACCTATGAGCAATTGCTGCCATACGTGAATCACCGGACGGACCTGACGTACATCATCGGCGAGATGATCGGTGAGCTGAACATCGGGCATGCGTACGTCGGGGGGGGCGACTACCCGAAGCCCGAGCGCATCCCGACCGGTCTGCTTGGTGCAACGCTCGAACGCGACGGCGCCTCGGGGTACCCGAAGATCGTCAGGATCCTGAAAGGCCAGAATTGGGACCGTGCGCTGCGATCCCCGCTCACCGAGATCGGCGTCCGTGCGCACGAAGGCGACTTCATCATCGCGGTGAACGGTCGGTCCACGCGCGACATGAAGGACATCTACGAGTCGCTCATCAACACGGCCGACAAGCAGGTCACCCTTACGCTCAACAGCAAACCGTCCACCGAAGGAAGCTGGACCACCGTTGTCGTTCCTACGGCCAGCGAACAGCAGCTGTACTATTACAACTGGGTCCAGAAGAATATCGAAACGGTGTCGGCGTCCACGGATGGCAAGGTGGGCTATGTGCACATCCCCGACATGGGCGTGCCCGGACTCAATGAGTTCGCGAAGTATTTTTATCCGCAGGTCGGCAAAGAGGCGCTCATCGTGGACGCGCGTGGCAACGGCGGTGGCAACGTCTCGCCGCAGATCATCGAACGGCTCCGCCGCGAGATCGCCATGATCGATATCGCACGCAACGGCAGCCCATCATTCGATCCGGGCGGTATCATTCCCGGCCCGAAGGTCCTTCTGCTGAATGAATTCTCCGCGTCGGACGGGGACATCGTCGCGTACCGGTTCAAGACCCACAAACTCGGACCGGTGATCGGCAAGCGGTCCTGGGGCGGTGTGGTGGGCATTCGCGGATCGCTTCCGTTGCTCGATGGAGGAACGCTGAACAGGCCCGAATTCTCACGCTACGATGTGGCGGGCAAGGAATGGATCATGGAAGGGCACGGCGTGGATCCGGACATCATCGTGGACAACGATCCGGCGAAAGAATATGCCGGTCAGGATGAGCAGCTCGACCGGGCGATCGCGGTGGTGAAGGAAGAGATGAAGAAACATCCGGTGGTGATACCGCCGCCGCCGCCGTACCCCGATAAGAGCAGATAG
- a CDS encoding dihydrofolate reductase — protein MKLALIAAVGRNRAIGKNGIMPWHISEDLKRFKRITKGHTVLMGRKTWDSLGKPLVDRRNVVITRRNIPGVETYASVDAALEALKGEGVVFVIGGGEVYRQLLPKADRLYLTVVDQEPDADTYFPAYAHLLGTVFTLVSREEHEGYRFEDYVRG, from the coding sequence GTGAAACTGGCTCTCATCGCAGCCGTTGGCCGGAACCGCGCCATCGGCAAGAACGGCATCATGCCGTGGCACATCTCCGAAGACCTCAAGCGGTTCAAGCGGATCACAAAAGGGCACACCGTGCTCATGGGGCGGAAGACATGGGACTCCCTTGGCAAACCTCTGGTCGACCGGCGGAATGTCGTGATCACGCGCAGGAACATCCCCGGAGTCGAGACCTATGCATCCGTTGACGCGGCCCTGGAAGCGTTGAAGGGTGAGGGTGTGGTATTCGTGATCGGCGGGGGCGAGGTGTACAGGCAGCTGCTGCCGAAAGCGGACCGGCTCTACCTGACGGTGGTGGACCAGGAACCGGATGCCGACACGTATTTTCCCGCCTATGCCCATCTGCTGGGCACCGTCTTCACTCTTGTGTCCCGTGAAGAGCATGAGGGGTACAGGTTTGAGGACTACGTGAGAGGGTGA
- the thyA gene encoding thymidylate synthase, with protein sequence MQVYLDLVERVLANGVRKTNRTGVDTISSFAEHYTVDLSAGYPLLTTKKVNFPSMLYEVLWYLSGEDHIRNLRQHTKIWDAWADENGNLDTAYGRYWRRFPSARWNPDTKAYEVEEIDQIGKVVELMKNDPHSRRMVVTAWEPGNAFGSKLPPCHYSFVFNVSGGKVNCHLTQRSGDIALGIPFNLAAYSLITHILAREAGLRVGLFSHTIVDAHVYVNHVDGLREQLKRSPRALPSIEIAAKPMHELTFEDFTLSGYDPHPGIKFAVAV encoded by the coding sequence ATGCAAGTCTATCTTGATCTCGTGGAACGCGTCCTCGCCAATGGCGTGCGCAAGACCAACCGCACCGGCGTGGACACGATCTCCAGTTTTGCGGAGCACTACACCGTGGACCTGTCCGCGGGCTATCCGCTCCTGACCACCAAGAAGGTGAACTTCCCATCGATGCTGTACGAGGTACTGTGGTATCTTTCGGGTGAAGACCATATCAGGAATTTGCGCCAGCACACGAAGATCTGGGACGCCTGGGCGGATGAGAACGGGAACCTGGACACGGCATACGGGCGGTACTGGCGGCGTTTCCCGAGTGCCCGCTGGAACCCGGACACGAAGGCGTATGAAGTGGAAGAGATCGATCAGATCGGCAAGGTGGTGGAGTTGATGAAGAACGATCCGCATTCCCGCCGCATGGTCGTCACAGCGTGGGAACCGGGCAACGCCTTTGGCAGCAAACTCCCCCCGTGCCACTACTCGTTCGTCTTCAATGTGTCGGGAGGGAAGGTGAACTGCCACCTGACCCAGCGTTCGGGCGACATCGCGCTCGGGATCCCCTTCAACCTGGCCGCGTATTCGCTGATCACGCATATCCTTGCCCGCGAAGCAGGGCTGAGGGTCGGTCTGTTCAGTCACACGATCGTTGATGCCCACGTGTACGTGAATCATGTGGACGGGCTGCGTGAGCAGTTGAAGCGCTCGCCCCGTGCGCTGCCGTCCATCGAGATCGCCGCGAAGCCGATGCATGAACTCACGTTCGAAGACTTCACGCTCTCCGGATACGACCCCCATCCCGGCATCAAATTCGCGGTGGCGGTGTGA
- a CDS encoding ABC transporter permease has protein sequence MRMILAVMYREYRIRMTSMTWGFYDLLMPLAYLLIFGIGLNSALSTGVDVGGTRVAYNAFFLAGVLSMASFGIAINTSYGFFVDRDNGIFYEFLTYPMSRAEFLIGKILFNTLLSLVQAALTIVAAAVILGAPILWTGLLLVAVVQVLGTAGWFFFLTTFAIRIRRNDMFNTFLNVAYFLLMFGSSMFYPVDGLPDWLRYFSYANPLTWHTDVLRFATVGAGAPGVVLCEAGAFLVFLGISFALAVQTIRNPMRA, from the coding sequence ATGAGGATGATCCTTGCGGTGATGTACCGCGAATACCGGATCCGCATGACGAGCATGACATGGGGATTCTACGATCTCCTGATGCCGCTGGCCTATCTGCTGATCTTCGGCATCGGCCTCAACAGCGCGTTGTCGACGGGTGTTGATGTCGGTGGCACACGGGTCGCCTACAATGCATTCTTCCTCGCCGGTGTGCTTTCCATGGCGAGCTTTGGTATCGCGATCAATACGTCGTACGGTTTCTTTGTCGACCGCGACAACGGGATCTTCTACGAATTCCTCACCTATCCGATGTCCAGGGCCGAGTTCCTCATCGGCAAGATCCTGTTCAATACATTGCTCTCGCTCGTGCAGGCGGCCCTCACGATCGTTGCCGCCGCGGTGATCCTTGGTGCTCCGATCCTGTGGACCGGTTTATTGCTCGTTGCTGTCGTCCAGGTGCTCGGCACCGCCGGCTGGTTCTTCTTTCTGACCACGTTCGCCATCAGGATCAGAAGGAATGACATGTTCAATACCTTCCTGAATGTCGCCTACTTCCTCCTGATGTTCGGGAGCTCCATGTTCTATCCGGTGGATGGGCTGCCCGATTGGCTCAGATATTTCTCCTACGCGAATCCACTGACGTGGCACACCGACGTTCTGCGCTTTGCCACCGTGGGAGCTGGTGCACCGGGAGTTGTCCTTTGTGAGGCAGGTGCCTTTCTGGTCTTCCTCGGTATTTCGTTCGCACTGGCCGTGCAGACGATCCGCAACCCGATGCGCGCCTGA
- a CDS encoding ABC transporter ATP-binding protein, translated as MPSGTPIAVRAQDLVKTYHPGSDHPVRALDGLSLEIEKGEIFGLLGRNGAGKTTLLRILTTLVRPTSGLAEVCGFDVTAHPLRVRESICAVLQENAVEVFLSVADNLATYARFHSIPGHQIKSRADAVMEQFGLIEHRNQKVIDLSGGLKRRVQVAKVFMVDKPVVFLDEATTGMDPVNKRATLDAIRDHARQGRTILLTTHILQEAEELCDRIAIIDHGRTIASGDLQKIKAMAGEVYDVNVTFTSMRPEILEVARSFPLLKLTTTHTTLTMSMQGTNGATFALLDALSRCEPIVHFEVNSASLEDVFIELLGGSGSVGEGPQP; from the coding sequence ATGCCTTCTGGTACTCCCATAGCGGTCCGGGCACAGGACCTGGTCAAGACCTACCACCCGGGGTCAGACCATCCCGTCCGCGCCCTTGATGGACTGAGCCTGGAGATCGAAAAAGGGGAGATTTTCGGCCTTTTGGGCAGAAATGGTGCCGGAAAGACGACCCTTCTGAGGATCCTGACGACCCTGGTCAGGCCGACCAGTGGCCTGGCGGAAGTATGTGGCTTTGATGTCACAGCCCACCCCCTCCGTGTTCGGGAATCCATCTGCGCCGTCCTCCAAGAGAACGCCGTTGAGGTCTTTCTTTCGGTGGCCGACAATCTGGCTACCTACGCCCGGTTCCACTCCATTCCCGGCCATCAGATCAAGTCGCGGGCCGACGCCGTGATGGAGCAATTCGGGCTCATCGAGCATCGCAACCAGAAGGTGATCGACCTGAGCGGCGGCCTCAAGCGCAGGGTCCAGGTCGCCAAGGTCTTCATGGTCGACAAGCCTGTGGTGTTCCTCGATGAGGCCACCACGGGGATGGATCCGGTGAACAAACGCGCCACTCTGGACGCCATCCGCGACCACGCCCGTCAGGGCAGGACCATCCTCCTGACCACGCACATCCTGCAGGAGGCCGAAGAGCTGTGTGACCGGATCGCGATCATCGATCACGGGCGGACGATCGCAAGCGGAGATCTGCAGAAGATCAAGGCGATGGCGGGCGAAGTGTACGACGTGAACGTCACATTCACATCGATGCGCCCGGAGATCCTTGAGGTTGCACGTTCCTTCCCGTTGCTGAAACTCACGACGACGCATACCACGCTGACGATGAGCATGCAGGGGACCAACGGCGCCACGTTCGCGCTGCTCGATGCATTGTCCCGGTGCGAACCGATCGTGCATTTCGAAGTGAACAGCGCTTCCCTGGAGGATGTCTTCATAGAATTGCTGGGAGGGAGCGGGAGCGTGGGGGAGGGGCCGCAGCCATGA
- a CDS encoding rRNA pseudouridine synthase has protein sequence MPPPPRKTCYLLYKPYGVVSRFTPEAAWLSLKVFGPFKEGVYPIGRLDADSEGLLFLTDDRFLTHRLTDPAFEHPKTYVVQVDRIPDEEDLARLRGGVLIEGKMTRPAEVRLLPEEPVFPPRPVPVRFRKNVPTAWIELVLREGRNRQVRKMTAAVGHPTLRLIRTRVGEFTLDGLEPGQSRELSPDEYQRLRRWAGGTPERHEQNDAGPS, from the coding sequence ATGCCTCCACCCCCCCGGAAAACGTGCTATCTCCTGTATAAGCCCTACGGTGTCGTCTCCCGCTTCACACCGGAAGCTGCCTGGCTTTCCCTCAAGGTGTTCGGGCCGTTCAAGGAGGGAGTCTATCCCATCGGCCGGTTGGACGCTGACAGTGAGGGGTTGCTTTTCCTGACCGACGACAGGTTCCTGACCCATCGCCTTACCGACCCCGCATTCGAGCATCCGAAGACCTACGTGGTGCAGGTCGACCGGATCCCTGATGAAGAGGACCTTGCGCGGCTGCGCGGGGGTGTCTTGATCGAGGGAAAGATGACCAGGCCTGCGGAGGTGCGTCTGCTTCCCGAAGAACCGGTCTTTCCGCCGCGCCCCGTGCCTGTCCGTTTCCGGAAGAACGTCCCGACCGCATGGATCGAGCTCGTACTGCGTGAGGGGCGGAACCGCCAGGTCCGCAAGATGACCGCAGCCGTTGGCCATCCGACGCTGCGGCTGATCCGTACCCGTGTTGGGGAATTTACGCTCGACGGTCTGGAGCCGGGGCAGAGCAGGGAATTGTCTCCTGACGAGTACCAACGGCTTCGCCGGTGGGCTGGCGGTACACCAGAGCGCCACGAACAGAACGATGCCGGGCCTTCGTAG
- a CDS encoding PQQ-dependent sugar dehydrogenase, with product MLLRSISFFLLFTLTLPSFAQQQYRIDTLARAPEAQYPSGIAVDPHGGARFFFTEKNSGRVRLFDRKLRREPFLTVPVESEGEDGLLGIALHPAYPDTPHVFIYYVRATDRLGIVERYVDSAGFGVRPALIMVIPRMNDATEHNGGVLAFGPDGRLYIGVGDHRTQRAWTQDTTNRSAVWGKILRIEPDGSMPPDNPDPRRPFWAWGLRNPQGLTFDRITGDLYCTDGGSDGVNAVFRIRKGDNFGWPASDRSHSPVTARALYQFPEGKQPALTGIAVYNSDAFPQLKGHILFCSNAQPAVWGGVLSEGRDSLLAKQLLTYPTGFADMQVGADGFLYLTNGPYISSKILRIAPVAPVFTTEPPATAIQGTPWSYTPAYSGTPSVIRLLSGPEGMSCDDRTGTLAWIPTNAQAMKGTVTVVVEARNGSGTAEQRATIQVANTNDPPGPFSPAPPADREVLSFSGSDPEITLHWNRSIDPDNDSLQYIVEVDTVAGFQTRAYLFLAEGADSIHVRLPRSSSVYYWRVIASDGSLSTTAEPSSGRISISYITPPHERPQRTTVIETPTEEQGDPNPFPPSAGISYTVRHAGHVRLSVFNLLGQEIVKVFEGNQQEGAYDVPFARLKLPSGVYFYRLQAPGVFETKKMVIAR from the coding sequence TTGCTACTACGTTCGATCTCTTTCTTCCTTCTCTTCACCCTCACCCTGCCCTCGTTTGCACAGCAGCAGTATCGCATCGATACGCTTGCACGTGCGCCCGAGGCCCAATATCCGTCGGGGATCGCTGTGGACCCGCATGGGGGTGCACGGTTCTTCTTCACAGAGAAGAACAGCGGACGGGTACGCCTTTTCGACCGAAAACTCCGCCGGGAACCATTCCTCACCGTCCCCGTGGAAAGCGAAGGCGAGGATGGACTTCTCGGGATCGCTCTGCATCCCGCGTACCCCGACACTCCGCACGTATTCATCTATTACGTCCGCGCCACGGACCGACTGGGGATCGTTGAGAGATATGTTGATTCAGCCGGGTTTGGCGTCCGCCCCGCTCTGATCATGGTGATCCCGCGGATGAACGATGCGACCGAACACAACGGCGGTGTCCTCGCATTCGGACCCGACGGAAGACTCTATATCGGCGTCGGCGACCACCGCACCCAGCGTGCCTGGACCCAGGATACAACGAACCGCTCGGCGGTATGGGGAAAGATCCTGCGGATCGAACCTGATGGCAGCATGCCGCCGGACAATCCGGATCCGCGCCGGCCATTCTGGGCGTGGGGACTGCGTAATCCACAAGGGTTGACATTCGATCGGATAACAGGAGATCTGTATTGCACGGATGGCGGGTCCGATGGGGTGAATGCCGTTTTCCGTATCCGCAAAGGAGATAACTTCGGCTGGCCGGCATCCGACCGGTCACATTCTCCGGTCACCGCCCGCGCCTTGTATCAATTCCCCGAAGGAAAACAGCCGGCACTCACCGGCATCGCCGTCTACAACAGCGACGCATTCCCGCAACTGAAAGGCCACATCCTCTTCTGCTCGAATGCGCAACCCGCGGTTTGGGGCGGGGTCCTCTCGGAAGGCCGGGACTCCCTTCTCGCGAAGCAGCTTCTTACCTATCCTACCGGATTCGCCGACATGCAGGTCGGTGCTGATGGATTCCTCTATTTGACGAACGGCCCGTATATCTCCAGCAAGATCCTCCGGATCGCTCCCGTGGCGCCCGTCTTCACAACGGAACCACCGGCAACGGCGATACAGGGAACCCCCTGGTCCTACACACCGGCGTATAGCGGCACACCATCAGTGATCCGGTTGCTGTCCGGCCCGGAAGGCATGAGTTGCGACGACCGGACGGGAACTCTTGCGTGGATCCCAACGAATGCACAGGCGATGAAAGGCACAGTGACCGTCGTCGTGGAAGCACGCAATGGCAGCGGCACCGCCGAACAACGCGCAACGATCCAGGTTGCGAACACGAACGATCCGCCGGGCCCGTTCTCCCCGGCACCGCCGGCGGACCGCGAGGTTCTGAGTTTTTCCGGCAGCGATCCCGAGATCACGCTTCATTGGAATCGCTCGATCGACCCGGACAATGACTCCCTGCAGTATATCGTCGAAGTGGATACCGTGGCGGGTTTCCAGACACGCGCCTATCTCTTCCTTGCGGAAGGTGCCGATTCGATCCATGTCCGGCTCCCGCGTTCGTCATCGGTGTACTACTGGCGTGTCATCGCAAGCGACGGGAGTCTGTCCACAACCGCGGAACCGTCATCGGGACGGATCTCGATCTCGTACATTACCCCGCCACACGAACGTCCACAACGCACCACCGTGATCGAAACACCGACAGAGGAGCAGGGGGACCCGAATCCGTTCCCTCCCTCCGCGGGCATTTCGTATACCGTGCGACACGCAGGTCATGTGCGGCTATCGGTGTTCAACCTTCTGGGGCAGGAGATCGTGAAGGTGTTCGAGGGGAACCAGCAGGAAGGCGCCTATGATGTGCCGTTCGCACGGCTCAAATTGCCGAGCGGCGTGTACTTCTACCGCCTCCAGGCGCCGGGAGTGTTCGAAACGAAGAAGATGGTCATCGCACGTTGA
- a CDS encoding serine/threonine-protein phosphatase, translating to MDQHKLYRTIQTLAEAEFRTEEQLLSHVLESIIKSEHIPIRGGRIWKLEVSTGTYRLIHQSGEMEAIDKNFRIRVQEYPLFQQLPKKATVIGRETNPYLLQKGIKVFSATGVGEKLTWKTFTLYQYVIGITAAYVKQEMTFALNIISTALTSVLKNRKAEKKAHLLEADLDKARDIQKSILPAHELRFHNYDLYGISMPDRVVGGDFFDYLQAAGDKERLGVVIGDAASKGLSAASQALYVSGALRMGVEYQTKIGSLITRLNGLVNKAFSAERFISMVYAELNSSDRGLVIYVNAGHSNPVVLRANSNDMEKLPATGQIVGPFPREVYHSDFTILNRGDIMLLYTDGMVEASNERGEMYGEGRLTHALRQHRKRTAKEICALLLEEVQVFSRMTDYSDDKTIVVIKRSR from the coding sequence ATGGACCAACACAAACTTTACCGGACAATTCAGACGCTGGCCGAGGCGGAATTCCGCACCGAGGAGCAGTTGCTCAGCCACGTTCTCGAAAGCATCATCAAGAGCGAGCATATTCCGATCCGCGGTGGGCGGATCTGGAAGCTGGAGGTCAGCACCGGGACGTACCGGCTGATCCACCAGAGCGGAGAGATGGAAGCGATCGACAAGAACTTCCGCATCCGCGTGCAGGAATACCCGCTCTTCCAGCAGTTGCCCAAAAAGGCGACGGTGATCGGCCGTGAGACGAACCCGTATCTCCTGCAGAAGGGGATCAAGGTGTTCTCCGCCACCGGCGTGGGCGAAAAGCTGACGTGGAAGACCTTCACCTTGTATCAATACGTCATCGGCATCACTGCGGCGTACGTGAAGCAGGAGATGACATTTGCGCTCAACATCATCAGTACCGCCCTGACCTCGGTCCTGAAGAACCGGAAGGCGGAGAAGAAGGCGCATCTTCTGGAAGCCGATCTGGACAAGGCGCGGGACATCCAGAAAAGTATCCTTCCTGCCCACGAGCTCAGGTTCCACAATTACGACCTGTACGGCATTTCCATGCCCGACCGTGTGGTCGGAGGCGACTTCTTCGATTATCTGCAGGCGGCGGGTGACAAAGAGCGGCTCGGTGTGGTGATCGGGGATGCTGCAAGCAAGGGGCTCTCTGCGGCATCGCAGGCCCTGTATGTCTCCGGTGCGCTCCGCATGGGTGTGGAGTACCAGACGAAGATCGGGTCGCTCATCACGCGCCTGAACGGCCTCGTCAACAAGGCGTTCTCGGCAGAGCGCTTCATCTCCATGGTCTATGCAGAGCTGAATTCATCCGACCGCGGGCTTGTCATCTATGTGAACGCCGGCCATTCCAACCCCGTCGTACTGCGCGCGAATTCGAACGACATGGAGAAGTTGCCCGCCACCGGGCAGATCGTCGGGCCGTTTCCGCGCGAGGTGTATCATTCGGATTTTACCATCCTGAACAGGGGCGACATCATGCTGTTGTACACGGATGGCATGGTGGAAGCATCGAATGAACGGGGTGAGATGTACGGCGAAGGACGCCTGACGCATGCCTTGCGGCAGCACAGGAAGCGGACGGCGAAGGAGATCTGCGCGCTTCTGCTGGAGGAGGTGCAGGTGTTCAGCCGGATGACCGACTACTCCGACGACAAGACCATTGTGGTGATCAAGCGCTCGCGCTGA
- a CDS encoding DUF1684 domain-containing protein, which yields MMRPAMIAVVVLSIIAGCAQDHRSLRLPVISTADSIACVQENLAHRARVDDEFRNGPGSPFRRDTSVAFTGLHWFPVDVRFRAAVRLHRYPDPEMVRVMGTKGEPREQLRYGYFDLILPDSAGAPVRVRLNVYKFTPSDSLRYARYRDHLSMWFTDLTTGNETYHVGRYIELGKEQSDPDAEYVVDLNKAFNPYCAYSALYSCAIPTDEDRIPLALRVGEMKYHE from the coding sequence ATGATGCGTCCCGCCATGATCGCCGTTGTTGTCCTCAGTATCATTGCCGGTTGTGCACAGGACCATCGGTCTCTCCGCCTGCCGGTGATCTCAACCGCAGACAGCATTGCCTGTGTGCAGGAGAATCTGGCGCATCGTGCCCGTGTGGATGACGAATTCCGGAATGGTCCTGGATCGCCGTTCCGGCGGGACACATCGGTCGCATTCACCGGACTTCACTGGTTCCCGGTCGATGTGCGGTTTCGTGCGGCCGTCCGGTTGCACCGGTATCCCGATCCCGAGATGGTACGCGTGATGGGGACGAAGGGCGAGCCCCGGGAGCAGTTGCGTTACGGGTACTTCGATCTGATCCTGCCCGATAGTGCCGGGGCACCCGTGCGGGTCCGGTTGAACGTGTACAAGTTCACACCGTCGGATTCGTTGCGCTACGCCAGGTACAGGGACCATCTGAGCATGTGGTTCACCGACCTGACCACCGGCAACGAGACGTATCATGTCGGACGGTATATCGAACTCGGCAAAGAGCAGTCGGACCCCGACGCAGAGTATGTCGTAGACCTGAACAAAGCATTCAACCCGTACTGCGCATATAGCGCGCTGTATTCATGTGCGATCCCCACGGACGAGGATCGCATCCCCCTTGCGCTCCGCGTCGGGGAAATGAAGTATCACGAGTGA